The genomic interval CGGTAGCGCGCGAAAGAAAGCCGCTTTAACGCTGCAGCGTTATTGGCACCTAAATGCCAGTTACAATCGGCTACGGTACAATCGGGTGGTTGCCGCAACAGAGCTAGCGGAGGACCACGCGGAGGCAGTAACGGTGAGCGCATTTCCAAACGAGACGGTTGCCCACCACTTCAACCCGGAAGATGAAGATGAAGACGACTTCATTGATGATGACACTGACACAGAGGACTATGTGCCTCCCTACTTGCCTGAGGACGAAGAGCTTTCCGACATGGAGGATGATGCGGATAAGTCAGAAGGGAAAACACCTCAGCGGCGCAGGAAACGTAATCGCGAGCGCTCAGTAGAATCGATGTTTGCTTCATCCCCATCGGCATCTTCTAGCACTACGGCATCTTCTAGCGACTCAGACTACGATGCCGAGGTTGAGAAGCAGCGGGCACTATTCAAGCGGGGTCTCCTTGCTGAAAGAGACTGCTATTTTTCGCGACTCTCTGCAGAAGACCGGCACTTTTTTGAGAAAAGCCAACGCTCAAACGTAGCACCGAGCCAGCTCTATGATCCCCATATGCATCCGAACAGCACGCACTTATCCACATTAGATGACGATATCGACTGGGAAAACATTGGGGAGGTACTCCCGATCAAGAGCCCCATAAAGCTAAAAAAGGAAATTTCTCCTAGCCTTCCCCCTGCCGGTGCAGATGTAGGGTCGGTCAAAAGTAAACTACTTCTTGACGACGATGAACCGCTTCCGCATCTTGTTCCTCAGCAACAACTCGCACCCAGCGCGCGGTCATCTCATCTACTGTtggacgaggacgagtaACGATCCAGAGCGGGACTCGCTGTAAAAAGACCTAGTGCTATGTCACTTGCAAGCTTTTGTTCTTCGTCTTTGCTGCAGAAGTGTTTTCCAGAGTCAGATCAGCGTTGAGCTTTGCCTTTTCTCAGAAAAAGCTGGTAGCTCGGTCGGCTCCAGCACCATGGCGTCTTGGACTGTGAGCAGTTGCACTGACACTTCTCGgtgccttttcttcctccccaGCTCATAAGGTTATGATGCTATTGCTTGTTTCTTGGCCGAATAAAATGATGACCTCTAGCAAAGAAACGTACCTGCCGTCCTATCAGCTTATTTTCCAAATAACAAAGATAAATATATACGAGTTAGTATGCCTTATTGCTCGTTCTCAGCACCAAGAAAGACCGACGTGTCAAACAAGGTTCTTCACTAGGGTGAGCTTACTTGAGAAAATCCCCAATATCCTGGGTACAAATGCCAAAGAGGGCGTCACTGCTTGCACCGTTGCAACCGGCTGCCATTCCCACCCATCTACTCTTCACAATGCCCCGTGATTGTTTGGCTTTCTGTCCACACACAACCAGCTCCCTCACACTTTCCCGCtgctttcctcccttctgtGATGAATACTACTTGAAGACTG from Leishmania panamensis strain MHOM/PA/94/PSC-1 chromosome 15 sequence carries:
- a CDS encoding hypothetical protein (TriTrypDB/GeneDB-style sysID: LpmP.15.1540); the protein is MPPKRKLSRHGKALGGELNLDAVSKERIDAVTAEPLDPVKFIEVLSPDQTLRLFYNTTTLIRIAVDNGGFMQPPHFREPMSNALQKQIEDIEGKKFHFESRNTVIQRDEGEEGSGIAVLHRHVYFDQIMDEFYLLNPAEVFVCPMCYEHYLTTRFLPARMEEGRSVKHLRNNQPVVDPLDVLLHMQGEGPSTGAADNEAAIVPDSAWDNVLAHIVFRRAAQWKAHLETQHWVTGVSATDYRLRDVLCTYYNNYNQWNEEKYEEEVKLYGSARKKAALTLQRYWHLNASYNRLRYNRVVAATELAEDHAEAVTVSAFPNETVAHHFNPEDEDEDDFIDDDTDTEDYVPPYLPEDEELSDMEDDADKSEGKTPQRRRKRNRERSVESMFASSPSASSSTTASSSDSDYDAEVEKQRALFKRGLLAERDCYFSRLSAEDRHFFEKSQRSNVAPSQLYDPHMHPNSTHLSTLDDDIDWENIGEVLPIKSPIKLKKEISPSLPPAGADVGSVKSKLLLDDDEPLPHLVPQQQLAPSARSSHLLLDEDE